In Zhaonella formicivorans, one DNA window encodes the following:
- a CDS encoding LrgB family protein — protein sequence MTDLFVELTRQPVFGVSLTLTAYQIGLLIQKKTRSAVANPMLLATSLIILFLTTAKIPYETYNAGAKIVSFFLGPATVALAVPLCKQIKILARNWQAVLIGVITGSLTGVATSLLIALLFKASPQVALSLVPKSVTTPIAMEVARTLGGIPPLTAGVVLIAGLIGALIGPEILSLFGVKNEVARGIAMGAASHALGTTRAMQESELQGAMSGVAIALVGITTALLAPYAAKLAGF from the coding sequence ATGACTGATCTCTTTGTAGAATTGACCAGACAACCGGTTTTTGGGGTAAGTCTAACTTTGACTGCTTATCAAATAGGGTTACTTATTCAAAAAAAGACTCGCTCTGCTGTCGCTAACCCTATGCTGCTGGCCACCAGCCTGATCATCTTATTCCTGACAACTGCAAAAATTCCCTATGAAACTTATAACGCCGGGGCAAAAATAGTGAGCTTTTTTTTAGGTCCCGCTACCGTAGCTTTAGCTGTTCCTCTCTGCAAACAGATTAAAATCCTGGCGCGCAACTGGCAGGCAGTTCTAATCGGGGTAATAACAGGTTCTTTAACGGGAGTGGCCACCTCCCTGCTTATTGCTCTGCTGTTCAAAGCTTCACCCCAAGTGGCTTTATCTTTGGTACCCAAATCGGTAACAACCCCCATCGCCATGGAAGTCGCCCGCACCCTCGGAGGAATCCCCCCTTTAACCGCAGGGGTGGTTCTTATTGCCGGTTTGATTGGTGCTTTAATCGGGCCAGAAATCCTGTCTCTGTTCGGGGTAAAAAATGAAGTAGCGCGGGGAATCGCCATGGGAGCAGCTTCCCACGCCCTGGGTACTACCCGAGCCATGCAGGAGAGTGAACTGCAGGGAGCCATGAGCGGCGTTGCCATCGCATTGGTAGGAATTACGACCGCCCTCCTGGCACCTTATGCAGCGAAACTTGCAGGATTTTAG
- a CDS encoding CidA/LrgA family protein, translating into MNYSNLIKEFAIITGTYFIGEALSGILQLPIPGNVLGMILLAILILSGLIKMEQVETASAMLLDNLALFFIPPGVGLMLYFELISSEFVAIVATATISTLLVLGITGKIMDLALNHKRKGTFYD; encoded by the coding sequence GTGAACTACTCTAATTTAATAAAGGAATTTGCCATTATCACCGGTACTTATTTCATTGGCGAAGCACTGTCCGGAATCTTGCAGTTGCCTATACCCGGCAATGTCTTAGGCATGATCTTGCTGGCGATCCTGATTTTAAGCGGTTTAATTAAAATGGAGCAAGTGGAAACTGCTTCAGCCATGCTCTTAGATAACCTAGCCTTGTTTTTCATACCGCCCGGAGTTGGGTTAATGCTCTATTTTGAACTTATTTCCAGTGAATTTGTTGCCATCGTGGCCACTGCGACTATTAGCACCTTGTTGGTATTAGGCATAACCGGTAAGATCATGGACTTGGCTTTAAACCATAAACGGAAAGGAACTTTTTATGACTGA
- a CDS encoding RluA family pseudouridine synthase yields the protein MEGPHLSYLVQSPEQNVTVAYILRTRLQLSRSLVTKLKQHSKIKVNGIAVLANYRVQPGDTVTVDLNLPEKNCIAPENLPLEIIYEDADFLVINKPPGMPVHPSRLHQSGTLANAVAYYWQQQDKHTLFRPINRLDKDTSGLILIGQNHFAHQGIAKQLAQKTVLREYTALVEGVITQDRGIIDEPIARKENSLVRVVVPRSRDGVSAKGQRAITHFRVLQRFQTATLVALKLETGRTHQIRVHLSFIGHPVCGDTLYGGSTALLGRQALHAGLLSFWHPRTGKTLTFTCPLPADVQKAIALLEIKKAWLAPSL from the coding sequence GTGGAAGGACCTCATTTATCTTATTTGGTACAAAGTCCGGAGCAAAATGTTACGGTAGCATATATCCTTCGGACCAGGCTGCAGCTTTCCCGTTCACTGGTAACCAAATTAAAACAGCATTCCAAAATCAAAGTAAACGGAATTGCTGTGCTAGCTAATTACCGGGTTCAACCAGGTGACACGGTTACAGTAGATTTGAATCTGCCAGAAAAGAACTGTATCGCCCCGGAGAACCTGCCCCTGGAAATAATTTACGAGGACGCCGATTTCCTGGTAATTAATAAGCCTCCGGGCATGCCCGTTCACCCTTCGCGGCTTCACCAGTCAGGCACTCTGGCTAACGCGGTGGCCTACTACTGGCAACAACAGGATAAACATACCCTTTTCCGGCCTATAAACCGTCTGGACAAGGACACTTCCGGCTTAATCCTGATTGGTCAGAATCATTTTGCACATCAAGGGATAGCCAAACAGCTGGCGCAAAAAACAGTGTTACGGGAATACACTGCTTTAGTAGAAGGGGTAATTACCCAGGATCGGGGTATTATTGATGAACCTATTGCCCGCAAAGAAAACTCCCTAGTCAGGGTTGTTGTTCCCCGTAGCCGGGATGGTGTGTCTGCCAAAGGACAGCGGGCAATCACCCATTTCCGGGTTTTGCAGCGTTTTCAAACTGCCACTTTAGTTGCTTTAAAACTTGAGACCGGGCGCACCCACCAAATCAGGGTACACTTAAGCTTTATCGGCCACCCTGTATGCGGCGATACTCTGTATGGGGGCTCTACCGCTCTGCTGGGCCGACAGGCTTTACATGCAGGGCTCCTTTCCTTTTGGCATCCCCGTACAGGAAAAACATTAACTTTTACTTGCCCCCTGCCAGCTGACGTGCAAAAAGCTATCGCTCTGTTGGAAATAAAGAAAGCTTGGCTTGCGCCCAGCTTATAA
- a CDS encoding DUF6951 family protein: MVKAEIDAGVCGFKTEVNASGDMMKVNLEINSGCPNIQKLAEELKELEAMKEVFAKIGSTKVYELASKYCPHPGCPVPAGIIKAVEVSAGFALPKNAEIKISKE; encoded by the coding sequence ATGGTAAAAGCGGAAATCGATGCCGGGGTTTGCGGTTTTAAAACGGAGGTCAATGCTTCCGGGGACATGATGAAGGTAAATCTGGAGATTAACAGCGGGTGCCCCAATATTCAAAAGTTGGCGGAAGAACTAAAAGAGTTGGAAGCCATGAAAGAAGTATTTGCTAAGATAGGTTCTACTAAAGTTTATGAATTGGCTTCCAAATACTGCCCCCACCCGGGTTGTCCCGTACCTGCAGGTATTATTAAAGCGGTGGAAGTAAGCGCCGGTTTTGCCTTGCCTAAGAATGCGGAAATTAAAATATCGAAAGAATAA
- a CDS encoding radical SAM protein — MLHLLENCTLCPRQCGVNRLAGELGYCRCGANIKVAKAFLHQWEEPCISGVTGSGTVFFSHCNLNCVFCQNYRISQEHLGREITIEQLAQIFLKLQAQGAHNINLVSPTLYVPHIAEALLLAKKAGLSVPVIYNSNGYDSMPALQAISGLVDIYLPDLKYYDDFLAQKYSKAPRYFHFASQAVLEMHRQVGNPVFSSDGLLTQGLIIRHLLLPGFLEQSKQILSWIKQNLPSDVYLSLMAQYTPLYQAACYPELNTKVTASEYETLIDFFFAIGLENGFVQELEAASDEFVPDFDLSGVDPL; from the coding sequence ATGCTGCATTTGTTAGAAAATTGTACCCTTTGTCCACGCCAATGCGGTGTCAACCGCTTAGCGGGGGAACTGGGCTACTGCCGGTGTGGGGCAAATATTAAAGTAGCCAAAGCATTTCTGCACCAGTGGGAAGAACCATGTATAAGTGGCGTAACTGGTTCAGGCACCGTGTTTTTCTCCCACTGCAACTTGAATTGTGTTTTTTGCCAGAACTACCGGATCAGTCAGGAGCATCTCGGTCGGGAAATTACAATCGAGCAACTGGCGCAAATTTTTCTGAAGTTACAAGCTCAGGGAGCCCATAACATCAATTTGGTTTCCCCTACCCTCTATGTACCGCACATAGCGGAGGCCTTGCTGCTTGCCAAAAAAGCAGGCCTGTCGGTCCCGGTAATTTATAACTCCAATGGTTACGACTCAATGCCCGCTTTACAGGCAATTTCAGGCCTGGTAGATATTTATCTGCCAGACCTAAAATATTATGACGATTTTTTGGCGCAAAAATACTCTAAAGCCCCGCGTTACTTTCATTTTGCCAGCCAAGCGGTGTTGGAAATGCACCGCCAAGTGGGCAACCCTGTTTTTTCTAGCGACGGTTTACTGACGCAGGGCTTGATTATCCGCCACCTGCTTTTGCCGGGTTTCTTGGAACAATCCAAGCAAATTTTATCATGGATTAAACAAAATCTGCCCAGTGATGTATATCTCAGTCTTATGGCCCAGTATACTCCCCTTTATCAAGCGGCCTGTTATCCGGAACTTAATACTAAAGTCACTGCTTCCGAATACGAAACCTTAATCGACTTCTTTTTTGCAATTGGATTGGAAAACGGTTTTGTGCAGGAGCTGGAAGCAGCAAGCGATGAATTTGTTCCCGATTTTGACTTGTCGGGTGTAGATCCGCTTTAA
- a CDS encoding class I SAM-dependent methyltransferase — protein MHKFSSEKLKKLDSPQRRKMLPPHELVPLLKIDETAIIADIGCGIGNFTIPLAVAAKKGHVYALDISEIMLAEARRRAEEQALHNITFLQSAENKLPLENGRVDLAFMAMVLHEVKQPLEFLSEVRRTLVPGGRLTILEWVKEEMEAGPPKGERLSEKETESFLAASGFSVEGYERFKDFFYLLFAKKE, from the coding sequence ATGCATAAATTCAGCTCTGAGAAACTAAAAAAATTAGACAGCCCACAGCGGCGAAAAATGCTACCGCCCCATGAGCTTGTCCCTTTGTTAAAAATTGATGAAACCGCAATTATAGCTGATATTGGCTGCGGCATAGGCAATTTCACCATTCCTTTAGCTGTTGCAGCTAAAAAAGGGCACGTTTATGCCCTGGACATCAGTGAGATAATGTTGGCTGAAGCCCGGCGGAGAGCAGAGGAACAGGCGCTGCATAACATCACTTTTTTACAATCGGCAGAAAATAAGCTGCCCCTAGAAAATGGTCGGGTAGACTTAGCTTTTATGGCTATGGTGCTGCACGAGGTTAAACAGCCGTTGGAGTTTTTGTCTGAAGTGCGGCGGACCTTGGTACCTGGTGGCCGGCTGACCATTTTAGAATGGGTTAAAGAAGAGATGGAAGCAGGACCACCTAAAGGGGAGCGTTTGAGTGAAAAAGAGACTGAATCCTTTCTTGCAGCATCGGGTTTTAGCGTAGAAGGATATGAAAGGTTTAAGGATTTCTTTTACCTCTTATTTGCAAAAAAAGAGTAA
- a CDS encoding nitroreductase family protein — protein sequence MTNDLWEIIAQRRSIRKYTSEDVPDSVLEEIVAAANQAPSACNNQMWKFIAIKNKEILSKCEQAVNAELDKMKEWPEAKGFENKLEARKKAINFYTKAPVTIAVFMTEYKYYDPDYIDMLSRHGYDKEKIKYHLAHADIQSIGAAIQNLLLAAEAKGYGACWMCDPLIAAEPIREILGLDDGHRLMAFIPIGKPANRPGPRPKKGLNEVYQLLK from the coding sequence ATGACTAACGATTTATGGGAAATAATTGCTCAGCGCAGGAGCATTAGAAAATACACATCGGAAGATGTGCCCGATTCTGTACTGGAGGAGATCGTGGCAGCGGCCAATCAGGCCCCGAGTGCATGTAACAACCAAATGTGGAAGTTTATAGCCATCAAAAACAAGGAAATTCTGAGCAAGTGCGAACAGGCGGTAAACGCGGAATTGGATAAGATGAAAGAATGGCCGGAGGCCAAGGGGTTTGAAAACAAGTTGGAAGCCAGAAAGAAGGCCATAAACTTTTATACCAAGGCGCCGGTAACCATTGCGGTGTTTATGACCGAATACAAATATTATGATCCCGACTATATTGATATGCTAAGCAGACACGGTTACGACAAAGAAAAGATAAAATATCATTTAGCCCATGCCGATATTCAGTCCATCGGAGCAGCCATTCAAAACCTGCTCTTGGCTGCTGAGGCGAAAGGATACGGGGCATGCTGGATGTGTGACCCTTTAATTGCTGCCGAGCCCATCAGAGAAATTTTGGGGTTGGACGACGGACACCGCTTGATGGCCTTTATTCCTATCGGCAAACCTGCCAACCGTCCTGGACCGAGACCGAAAAAAGGACTAAATGAGGTCTATCAGCTGTTAAAGTAA